A genomic window from Glycine max cultivar Williams 82 chromosome 17, Glycine_max_v4.0, whole genome shotgun sequence includes:
- the LOC100306481 gene encoding uncharacterized protein LOC100306481 (The RefSeq protein has 1 substitution compared to this genomic sequence): MASVSFAVGLLPYASVRFPVLSNANSLKLSSSASISTPILQQKLCSLLSPLPLSPRPRPLTIVSAKGYKMKTHKASAKRFRVTGQGKIVRRRAGKQHLLVKKNTKRKSRLSKMHAVSRSDYDNVIGALPYLKVNRNAT, from the exons ATGGCTTCGGTGTCCTTTGCCGTGGGACTTTTACCTTACGCTTCAGTTCGATTTCCCGTATTGAGCAACGCCAACTCACTGAAACTCAGTTCCTCAGCTAGCATCTCTACTCCAATTCTTCAGCAAAAGCTCTGCTCTCTTCTTTCCCCCCTCCCTCTAAGCCCTCGCCCTCGCCCTCTCACCATTGTATCCGCTAAGGGCTACAAAATGAAAACCCACAAG GCATCTGCAAAGCGGTTTAGGGTGACCGGACGAGGCAAAATAGTGCGTAGGAGAGCTGGCAAGCAGCATTTGCTCGTCAAGAAGAATACCAAGCGCAAATCCCGACTCTCCAAAATG CACGCGGTCAGCAGGAGCGACTATGACAACGTAATTGGAGCCTTGCCATATCTGAAAGTAAACAGAAATGCTACATAG
- the LOC100791924 gene encoding uncharacterized protein gives MEEPLQEEHAPPNKRFKSSSASQDEQWNASNGASSSSSPSQYNILDEPSPLGLRLRKSPSLLDLIQMKLSQGNVIIANTQDENFISSGLKKESRGAAASGSVEKLKASNFPASLLRIGSWEYKSKHEGDLVAKCYFAKQKLVWEVIEGELKSKMEIQWPDIMALKANCPDTGPSSLTVVLARQPLFFKETNPQPRKHTLWQATSDFTDGAACKHRQHFLEFPQGLLAKHFEKLIQCDARLNFLSQQPEIILDSPHFDTQPAAFENLDNPEDRDLHLVNGSRSSETDFKGPRNLDQIKLPGLQPSMSVSDFIGHIEHCLSEQITSGNPSFCGGRSELQEMLEEIAQHLLNDNQVITTSDEISLMTRVNSLCCLLQKDPAGLQSSHDKESAVAEGPDDEKRIQLSHDLESMQNNKIKMDVKPAEEDFRDASGSKQTLGMSRKDSFAELLHQLPRIASLSKFLFDISEEDSDS, from the exons ATGGAGGAACCGCTACAAGAAGAGCATGCTCCTCCCAACAAGCGCTTCAAATCTTCATCCGCTTCACAAGATGAG CAATGGAATGCTTCAAACGGTGCATCATCTTCCAGTTCTCCCTCCCAGTACAATATACTTGATGAGCCTAGCCCTCTGGGCTTACGTCTGAGGAAGAGCCCTTCGCTTTTAGATTTGATACAAATGAAGCTTTCTCAAGGGAATGTGATTATTGCAAATACAcaagatgaaaattttataagCTCTGGATTGAAAAAGGAGAGTCGGGGTGCTGCTGCATCAGGTTCTGTGGAGAAGCTTAAGGCTTCAAATTTCCCAGCTTCACTTTTAAGAATTGGTTCATGGGAG TATAAATCAAAACATGAGGGTGACTTAGTGGCAAAATGTTACTTCGCTAAACAGAAGCTTGTTTGGGAAGTTATTGAAGGTGAACTAAAGAGCAAAATGGAAATCCAATGGCCAGATATCATGGCACTTAAGGCAAATTGTCCTGATACTGGACCTAGCTCGTTGACTGTAGTG CTCGCTAGACAACCTCTTTTCTTCAAGGAGACTAATCCTCAGCCTAGAAAGCATACACTATGGCAAGCAACATCAGATTTTACTGATGGAGCGGCTTGCAAACACAG GCAGCATTTCTTGGAATTTCCACAAGGGTTGTTGGCCAAGCATTTTGAAAAGCTTATCCAATGTGACGCACGTCTTAATTTCTTAAGCCAACAACCGGAGATAATCTTGGATTCACCTCATTTTGATACACAGCCTGCTGCTTTTGAGAACCTTGACAATCCAGAAGATCGTGATTTGCATCTAGTCAACG GTAGTAGAAGTTCTGAAACTGATTTCAAGGGACCAAGAAACTTGGATCAGATAAAATTGCCTGGACTCCAGCCCTCTATGTCAGTGAGTGATTTTATTGGCCACATTGAACATTGCCTTTCCGAACAAATAACTTCCGGAAATCCATCCTTTTGTGGTGGAAGATCAGAGTTACAGGAAATGCTGGAGGAAATTGCACAGCATCTTCTTAATGACAATCAGGTTATAACAACTTCTGATGAAATATCACTCATGACAAGGGTCAATTCTCTCTGCTGTCTTCTACAGAAGGACCCTGCAGGATTGCAGAGTTCACATGACAAGGAAAGTGCTGTTGCTGAAGGACCTGATGATGAAAAACGTATTCAACTTAGCCATGATCTTGAATCAATGCagaacaacaaaattaaaatggatgtcAAGCCTGCTGAAGAGGACTTCAGAGATGCTTCTGGGAGCAAGCAAACACTAGGCATGTCCAGGAAAGACTCTTTTGCAGAGTTGCTTCATCAACTTCCTCGAATTGCATCACTTTCGAAGTTCTTGTTTGACATATCAGAAGAAGATAGCGACAGCTAA
- the LOC100792447 gene encoding autophagy-related protein 11 encodes MSSSVTGSIVHQGQLLVHIAENGHSFELDCNENTLVESVMRSIQSVTGINFGDQLVLCLDMKLESQRPLSAYKLPSDEREVFIFNKARLQNNSPVPPPEQVDIPSHLEPPPPASSHDPHPLDDASDPALKALPSYERQFRYHYHRGHVIYTGTMMKYEHCERLLREQMVQERAVEVARGNLDQYYRMINQNYGDFMKRYMQQCRMHSDLLVNFGKDIEKLRSIKLHPALQTANRKCLLDLVKEENLRKSVENCTSSHKQFENKVSQFKQTFGEVKRRAEELLSSRDFLPIKNLEQAIKEHQRYINEQKSIMQSLSKDVNTVKKLVDDCLSSQLSSSLRPHDAVSALGPMYDVHDKNHLPKMQACDRAISKLLEFCKENKNEMNLFVHNYMQNITYVSYLIKDQKLQFPVFKEAMARQDGLFMDLKLFHGIGPAYRACLAEIVRRKASMKLYMGMAGQMAERLAIKREAELRRREEFLRLHSSCIPKEVLASMGLFDTPNQCDVNIAPFDGGLLNIDISDVERYAPEYLTGVTSKLDKQGSSKSSSALSSDSSHLAEAVDITGDSIERDDSEDLLDGSELLEIAGTCKMEVENAKLKAELAGRIALICSLCPELEYESLDDERVNNILRNAAEKTQEALHLKDEYIKHVQSMLKMKQMLCVSYEKRIQELEQKLSDQYVQGQKMSSVNDAADLPLVAGKTDNYKSESISGEANMPCISTSEPMDEVSCISSSLDAKLGLFMFTEHTGKALDGVDENMLDSSGVQNPQLDSSMMEPHREEAQSGDKDKKGKIIVQLGMSLTNSSTGENMPVSHDLVPCDSAVCQDLESKVNDEKVLELQSALADKSNQLNETETKLKTVMEKVAVLRRELEASQKLLDESQMNCAHLENCLHEAREEAQTQKSSADRRASEYSLLRASVIKTRSFFERLKTCVYSPGGVAGFADSLRNLAQSLANSANDRDDDDIAEFRKCIRVLADRVGFLSKHREELHEKNTRTEAANEQLRKELEEKIDQVKTYYNKHQLEKQANKEKICFGCLEVHEIAAFVLTSAGHYEAITRNCSNYYLSDESVALFADHLPTRPNYIVGQIVHIERQIVKTLPPRPEHGRADKFTPDKGADWLTLNSGSTPNPYGLPVGCEYFLVTVAMLPDTPIHSSSPS; translated from the exons ATGAGTTCCAGCGTGACTGGAAGTATAGTCCATCAGGGCCAGTTGCTTGTTCATATTGCTGAGAATGGACACTCTTTTGAGTTGGATTGCAATGAGAACACACTTGTTGAGTCAGTTATGCGGTCTATTCAATCTGTTACTGGGATTAATTTCGGTGATCAGCTTGTTCTTTGTTTGGATATGAAGCTTGAGTCGCAGCGGCCGCTATCTGCATACAAGCTTCCATCTGATGAGAGGGAAGTGTTCATATTCAATAAAGCAAGGCTTCAGAACAACTCGCCTGTTCCACCGCCGGAGCAAGTTGATATCCCCAGTCATTTGGAGCCTCCACCGCCAGCCTCTTCCCATGATCCACACCCTCTTGATGATGCTTCGGATCCTGCTTTAAAGGCTTTACCTTCTTACGAGCGGCAATTCAGATACCATTATCATCGGGGGCATGTGATTTATACTGGTACCATGATGAAATATGAGCATTGTGAGAGGCTTTTGAGAGAACAGATGGTCCAAGAAAGAGCGGTGGAGGTTGCAAGGGGTAATTTGGATCAGTACTATCGAATGATTAACCAAAACTATGGGGACTTCATGAAACGTTATATGCAACAATGCAGGATGCATTCTGATCTTTTGGTGAATTTCGGGAAGGATATTGAGAAACTAAGGTCCATCAAACTTCATCCTGCTTTACAAACTGCTAATCGCAAGTGCTTACTGGATTTGGTCAAGGAAGAAAACTTGAGGAAGTCGGTGGAGAATTGCACCAGCTCCCACAAGCAGTTTGAGAATAAAGTTTCACAATTTAAGCAGACTTTTGGGGAAGTGAAGCGTCGGGCTGAGGAATTGTTGTCCAGCAGGGATTTCTTGCCCATCAAGAATTTAGAACAAGCAATTAAAGAACACCAGAGATATATAAATGAACAAAAGAGTATCATGCAATCTCTGAG CAAGGATGTTAACACTGTAAAGAAACTGGTAGATGATTGTCTATCCTCCCAATTGTCCTCCTCACTCCGTCCTCATGATGCAGTTTCAGCCTTGGGTCCTATGTATGATGTTCATGACAAAAATCACTTGCCTAAAATGCAGGCTTGTGATCGTGCTATTTCAAAGCTACTTGAGTTTTGCAAGGAGAACAAGAATGAAATGAATCTTTTTGTTCATAATTACATGCAAAACATAACTTATGTTTCTTATCTCATCAAAGATCAGAAGCTACAATTCCCTGTTTTTAAAGAGGCAATGGCTCGTCAGGATGGCTTATTTATGGATTTAAAGTTGTTCCATGGTATTGGTCCTGCATACAGAGCTTGCCTTGCTGAAATAGTGAGACGAAAGGCTTCTATGAAGTTGTACATGGGCATGGCTGGGCAAATGGCTGAAAGGCTTGCTATAAAACGGGAGGCTGAGCTCAGGAGACGGGAGGAGTTTTTGAGACTTCATAGTTCATGCATTCCTAAAGAAGTTTTAGCATCTATGGGATTGTTTGACACTCCAAACCAATGTGATGTCAATATAGCTCCATTTGATGGTGGTTTGCTTAATATTGACATATCAGATGTGGAACGTTATGCTCCTGAATATCTAACGGGAGTAACTTCCAAGCTGGATAAGCAAGGAAGCTCTAAAAGTTCATCTGCTTTGAGTAGTGATAGCTCTCACTTGGCTGAGGCTGTAGATATTACTGGTGACTCAATTGAGAGAGATGATTCCGAGGACTTGCTTGATGGCAGTGAGTTGCTTGAAATTGCTGGAACCTGCAAGATGGAAGTTGAGAATGCAAAACTGAAAGCTGAACTTGCTGGTAGAATAGCTTTAATATGTTCTCTCTGTCCTGAGTTAGAGTACGAGTCATTGGATGATGAAAGGGTGAATAATATATTGAGGAATGCCGCAGAGAAGACACAAGAAGCCTTGCATTTGAAAGATGAATATATTAAACATGTTCAATCCATGCTTAAGATGAAGCAGATGCTATGCGTGTCCTATGAGAAACGTATTCAAGAATTGGAGCAGAAATTGTCAGATCAGTATGTGCAGGGGCAGAAGATGTCCAGTGTAAATGATGCAGCTGACCTTCCCCTTGTGGCTGGGAAGACAGATAATTACAAGTCAGAATCTATCAGTGGTGAAGCCAACATGCCTTGCATATCTACTTCTGAGCCCATGGATGAGGTTTCATGCATCTCAAGTTCCTTGGATGCAAAACTTGGTTTGTTCATGTTCACAGAGCATACTGGTAAAGCATTAGATGGGGTGGATGAAAACATGTTGGATTCCTCTGGAGTTCAGAACCCACAGTTGGATTCATCTATGATGGAGCCTCATCGCGAAGAAGCACAGAGTggtgataaagataaaaaaggcaAGATAATAGTACAATTGGGCATGTCACTGACAAACAGTTCTACTGGTGAGAACATGCCTGTGTCACATGATCTTGTACCCTGTGACTCGGCAGTTTGTCAAGACTTGGAATCCAAAGTAAATGATGAAAAGGTGTTGGAACTACAAAGTGCACTTGCAGATAAGTCAAATCAATTGAATGAAACTGAAACCAAGCTTAAAACTGTTATGGAGAAGGTTGCTGTGCTCAGAAGGGAGTTGGAAGCAAGTCAAAAACTACTTGATGAATCTCAG ATGAATTGTGCTCACCTGGAAAATTGTTTGCATGAGGCAAGAGAGGAAGCTCAGACACAAAAAAGTTCTGCTGACAGGAGGGCCTCGGAATATAGTTTACTGCGTGCATCCGTTATTAAAACGCGCAGCTTTTTTGAAAGACTCAAGACCTGTGTTTATTCTCCTGGTGGTGTGGCTGGTTTTGCAGATTCCCTACGTAATTTGGCGCAAtctttggccaa tTCTGCTAATGACAgagatgatgatgatattgcTGAATTCCGGAAATGCATTCGTGTATTAGCTGATAGAGTTGGTTTCTTATCTAAGCACCGGGAAGAGCTGCATGAGAAGAACACAAGAACAGAAGCTGCTAACGAACAGCTGCGGAAAGAATTGGAGGAGAAAATAGACCAGGTCAAAACTTATTACAATAAGCATCAACTTGAAAAGCAG GCAAATAAAGAGAAGATTTGTTTTGGTTGCCTGGAAGTTCACGAGATAGCTGCCTTTGTGCTCACTTCAGCTGGGCATTATGAGGCAATTACTAGGAACTGCTCTAACTACTACTTATCTGATGAATCTGTAGCCCTGTTTGCAGACCATCTTCCTACCAGACCTAACTACATCGTTGGACAAATTGTGCATATTGAACGCCAAATTGTGAAGACGCTGCCGCCTCGGCCTGAGCATGGTAGGGCTGATAAATTTACCCCTGACAAGGGGGCTGACTGGTTGACCTTGAATTCAGGATCAACTCCGAACCCTTACGGTCTCCCTGTTGGCTGTGAATATTTCCTAGTGACAGTAGCCATGTTACCTGATACCCCCATTCATTCATCCTCTCCTTCCTGA
- the LOC100792979 gene encoding zinc finger MYM-type protein 1, producing MRRFLVDRASIENVNVVQQEAELEPPPNVVNKFNPNEIVRDPGHRKQINEYAPDIQDQVRRAYILKGPMQPHLENFTWLEYSEIKDAAYCFYCFLFKQPGRAEHFGFEVFTKSGYRDWKHASQGLKDHVGSHNSLHNSCVKHYDDYNNQRQSVTSKFAKATKESEELYKIRLTCSLDCSRYLIAQGMAFRGHDESSTSLNKGNFREMVDWVKSQNEQVRDAFDRGGKNCTMTCGDIQKELATCCAHEVTKVIMEELGDRQFSVLIDESRDISVKEQMAVMLRFLNDKGNVSLKDALYGILDKYTLSISRIRGQGYDGASNMRGEFNGLQRKILDENPYAFYVHCYAHRLQLVVVSVTSSCSSIHDFFEYITLIVNTTSASCKRRDALTEAQHKDILNKLESGEISRGRGLHQSSSLTRPGDTRWGSHHTTLLRLDQMWYSVLKVLSMVDEDGRGPSQAAGLIEKMESFKFAFILRLMLKLFGITNELSNILQRKDLNIVNAMELVDVVKARLGTMRESGWNNFFADVQGFCVAKSILVPNMDDEIPIRGRSRAEGRTITNLHHYRAEIFYVAIDKICVEMDHRFSEGSNIILDCFSCLDPKNSFSKFDVDKLARLADIYHADFSDDDRGTIRDQLETYVLRVRRNASFSTCEDVQSLAMKMVQTEKHLVFPLVYKLIELALILPVSTASVERAFSAMKIIKSKLRNKINDVWFNDLMVCYTEREIFKSLDDIDIIRTFTAKKSRKGHLPRNFI from the exons ATGAGGAGATTTTTGGTTGATAGAGCAAGTATTGAGAATGTGAATGTTGTACAACAAGAAGCCGAATTAGAACCGCCACCTAATGTGGTTAATAAGTTTAACCCAAATGAGATTGTGCGTGATCCAGGTCATAGGAAACAAATTAATGAGTATGCTCCGGATATTCAAGATCAAGTGAGGAGGGCATATATATTGAAGGGTCCAATGCAACCACATTTGGAA AATTTCACATGGTTAGAATACAGTGAGATCAAGGATGCAGcttattgtttttattgctTTCTCTTTAAGCAACCCGGGAGGGCCGAACACTTTGGTTTTGAAGTCTTCACTAAAAGCGGATATAGAGATTGGAAGCATGCATCTCAAGGCTTGAAAGATCATGTTGGTAGTCATAATAGTTTGCACAACTCATGTGTCAAGCACTACGATGATTATAATAATCAAAGACAAAGTGTGACAAGTAAGTTTGCTAAAGCAACCAAGGAATCAGAAGAATTGTATAAGATTCGTTTGACTTGTTCTTTAGATTGTTCAAGATATCTCATAGCACAAGGCATGGCTTTCCGTGGCCATGATGAATCCTCTACTTCGCTAAATAAGGGCAATTTTAGAGAGATGGTAGATTGGGTAAAATCTCAGAATGAACAAGTGAGGGATGCTTTTGACCGTGGTggaaaaaattgcacaatgacTTGCGGTGACATTCAAAAGGAGCTTGCAACGTGTTGTGCACATGAAGTTACCAAGGTGATTATGGAAGAGCTTGGTGATAGACAATTCTCCGTGCTTATTGACGAGTCACGTGATATATCCGTCAAAGAGCAAATGGCGGTGATGTTGAG gtttttgaatgacaaagggaaTGTT TCATTAAAGGATGCTCTTTATGGTATTCTTGATAAGTACACATTATCTATTTCAAGGATACGAGGGCAAGGATATGATGGAGCTTCAAATATGAGAGGTGAATTTAATggtttgcaaagaaaaattctaGATGAAAATCCTTATGCTTTCTATGTCCATTGTTATGCTCACCGTTTGCAATTGGTTGTTGTGTCTGTTACTAGTAGTTGCTCATCTATTCATGATTTCTTTGAGTACATCACCTTGATTGTGAATACAACAAGTGCATCTTGTAAGAGGAGGGATGCTTTGACAGAGGCACAAcacaaagatattttaaataaacttgaGAGTGGTGAGATATCTAGAGGAAGGGGCTTACACCAATCATCTAGTCTCACTAGACCCGGGGATACTAGATGGGGTTCACATCATACTACATTGCTTCGTTTGGATCAAATGTGGTACTCCGTGTTAAAGGTGCTTAGTATGGTTGATGAAGATGGACGTGGACCATCTCAAGCAGCAGGTTTGATAGAAAAAATGGAGAGCTTTaaatttgcttttattttgagGTTAATGTTAAAGTTGTTTGGTATCACAAACGAGCTTTCAAATATATTGCAAAGAAAAGATCTTAATATTGTGAATGCCATGGAATTAGTTGATGTTGTCAAAGCTCGGTTGGGCACAATGAGAGAGAGTGgctggaataatttttttgccgATGTCCAAGGATTTTGTGTTGCTAAAAGTATTCTGGTACCAAATATGGATGACGAAATACCAATTCGGGGTCGTTCAAGAGCAGAAGGGAGGACTATCACTAATCTTCATCATTACCGTGCAGAGATTTTTTATGTTGCTATTGATAAAATATGTGTGGAGATGGATCACCGCTTTAGTGAAGGAAGTAACATTATACTTGATTGCTTCTCATGTCTTGACCCCAAGAACTCTTTCTCCAAGTTTGATGTTGATAAGCTTGCTCGTCTTGCTGATATTTATCATGCAGACTTTTCTGATGATGACCGAGGAACAATTAGGGATCAACTTGAAACTTATGTGCTTCGAGTGAGAAGAAATGCTTCTTTTTCCACTTGTGAAGATGTTCAAAGTTTGGCTATGAAGATGGTTCAAACTGAGAAACATTTGGTATTTCCATTGGTTTATAAACTTATTGAGCTAGCTTTGATATTGCCGGTGTCGACAGCATCCGTTGAAAGAGCTTTTTCAGCAATGAAGATTATCAAGTCTAAATTGCGCAATAAGATCAACGATGTGTGGTTCAATGACTTGATGGTATGTTACACCGAGCGGGAGATATTCAAGTCACttgatgatattgatattattCGAACATTTACCGCAAAGAAGTCTCGGAAAGGACACTTGCCtcgtaattttatttaa